AACCGCTTGTATTGATTCCCTGGGTTACTGGAGTAAACAGCCATGAGGAGAAGGTTGCAGTGGTGAACGCGGTCGGCGGTCGTGCGGAGGTGGTGCCCATTCGGGTGCTACTCGACGGACGTCGCCGATTGTGGGAAGCCGATCTTGTCCTCTGGCCTGGCGGTTTCAGCTTCGGCGATCATGGTGGCGCCGGAACGGTGTTTGCCATCGAGTTACAAACGCGGCTGCGTGAAAGCGTGGAGCGTTGTCTCGAGCGGCAGGTACCGATGCTTGGCATCTGCAATGGATTCCAGGTGTTGGTGCGGGCAGGACTTCTTCCGGCGGGAGATTTTTCCTCCGGATGCACCGCTGTTCTTGACCGCAACCGTACTGGTCGCTTCGAACACTGGCGGCATACGCCCGTGGTTCTCCATGGCTCGAGCCTCTGGACTAAGGGGCTGGATGGAGTGGAGATCGAAATGCCATCAGCTCATGGTGAAGGGTATTTTCAATCCCAGGGTCCTGTTGTTGTCACGGCAACCTACGGCAGCTATGAAGGTGTCATAACCTATCCGGCTAGTCCGAACGGCTGTCCGGTCGCAGGCATCTGCGACGAGACGGGACGGATCATGGGCATGATGCCGCACCCCGAACGTGGTTGTGAGGCAGCATGGCAAATCTACCGCAACGGCATCGAAGCCGTGCGGTAAAGGAGGTCAGAAGAAACAATGGAGGGAAAACGGCGTAGCCTAACAGCAGCGCCGTTTTTCCATTTGTGTAATATTTTCAAATCACAGTGAGTGTTTCTCGAGTACTGTAATCTGGCTTTGCCGGTTACAGCACGGAGAGAAACAAGAACGACCTTTGCTGAGGGAAGGATATATTAACAGGAAACCGGACGGTTTCCTTTAAAGTAGTGAAGCGCTAGCGTAACGGTGTTATTCCCACTCCGTCGTAGCGGGTGGTTTTGAGGTTATATCGTAGAGGACGCGAGTAACGCCTCTCACTTCATTTGTAATGCGCCAGGAAAGGCGTGCCATAAAGTCGTGGGGAAGTTGTGCCCAGTCCGCGGTCATAATGTCGGACGAGGTAATGATGCGAACAACTATTGGGTAAGCGTAGCGGCGTTCGTCACCGGTGACCCCAACTGTTTTTTGGCTGAGTACTTGGGCAAAGTAGTGATAAAATTCGTCTTCACGCTTCACCCGATGAATTTCTTCTCGCACGATTAAGTCAGCATCACGAACGATACGTAGTTTTTCCGGCGTTACTTCGCCGGCAATGCGAATGGCCAGACCCGGGCCAGGAAACGGTTGTCGCCAAACGAGCGCCTTGGGTAGTCCAAGTGCTTCACCCAGTTCACGGACCTCATCTTTATAAAGGTCGCGAAGCGGTTCAAGTAGTTTCCACTTCAATCCTTTCGGTAGCCCACCGACATTGTGATGAGATTTAATAACGCGCGCCGTTTTTCCACTACTCGCTGCAGCGGATTCAATAACGTCTGATTGAATAGTTCCTTGGGCTAAGAAGGTGGGACGGGGGTGAACAGATTTTACTGCACGGTCGAAGGCGCGGATAAACTCGCGCCCAATAATTTTTCTTTTCTTTTCGCCAAACGTAACGCCCTTTAGGCCACGGAGAAATGGTTGCTCTGCATTGACGTAGCGAACACGGCAACCGAGTTGTGACAGAATGGCGCGCACTTCACTTGGTTCATTTTTACGCATTAGGCCATGATTCACGAATACGGCCGTGAGCTGTTTCCCTATGGCTCGGCTCACCAGTGCGGCCGTCACCGTGGAGTCGACCCCACCAGAAACAGCCGCAACAACCGCATTCTGGCCGACAGTATTTTGGATGGCGGTGATTTTTTGGGTAATTAAGTCAGCAACATTCCATGTCTTTTTGCATTTAGCAATCGTGAAGAGAAAATTTTTCAAAATAGCGTTACCGTACTGCGTGTGCTCAACTTCGATATGAA
This genomic window from Patescibacteria group bacterium contains:
- a CDS encoding phosphoribosylformylglycinamidine synthase subunit PurQ, with translation MKPLVLIPWVTGVNSHEEKVAVVNAVGGRAEVVPIRVLLDGRRRLWEADLVLWPGGFSFGDHGGAGTVFAIELQTRLRESVERCLERQVPMLGICNGFQVLVRAGLLPAGDFSSGCTAVLDRNRTGRFEHWRHTPVVLHGSSLWTKGLDGVEIEMPSAHGEGYFQSQGPVVVTATYGSYEGVITYPASPNGCPVAGICDETGRIMGMMPHPERGCEAAWQIYRNGIEAVR
- the guaA gene encoding glutamine-hydrolyzing GMP synthase, which produces MVYIIDFGSQYSHLIGRRVRALGVEATLIPFTAPLGQIKNAEAIILSGGPSSVYTTGAPSCSQKLFTLGIPLLGVCYGMQLMTHQLGGSVERGKRGEYGPALLDATVSSPLLKGLPKKNRVWMSHGDIVTKLPKGFRHIAQTANSPDAVIANEKEKLYGIQFHIEVEHTQYGNAILKNFLFTIAKCKKTWNVADLITQKITAIQNTVGQNAVVAAVSGGVDSTVTAALVSRAIGKQLTAVFVNHGLMRKNEPSEVRAILSQLGCRVRYVNAEQPFLRGLKGVTFGEKKRKIIGREFIRAFDRAVKSVHPRPTFLAQGTIQSDVIESAAASSGKTARVIKSHHNVGGLPKGLKWKLLEPLRDLYKDEVRELGEALGLPKALVWRQPFPGPGLAIRIAGEVTPEKLRIVRDADLIVREEIHRVKREDEFYHYFAQVLSQKTVGVTGDERRYAYPIVVRIITSSDIMTADWAQLPHDFMARLSWRITNEVRGVTRVLYDITSKPPATTEWE